Proteins found in one Streptomyces sp. NBC_00190 genomic segment:
- a CDS encoding phospholipase A2 — translation MPTHTWQAPRRAATLWRRFHGAFRMLCLLAVGVVALGVAANAAPAKRQVAQASGPVALEQIVAAGDSVFALAADQRGVYEWSKHQDNWQKVKGDAQKLYAGGGSVYAIEPGRGDISKYGGNPGQWNRIGGPGATFAATSKHLYGISPDGSEVREYTGRGETWNKVGGRAKNLYTGPDSTLYATNPDTGNLYKYNGQWSAVGGPGATFAVTDNNLYGLTPDRTSVVEYDTGKKKWNKVGGPAGNIFASNTLYATSLGTGDLFKYNGRPNLWNRISGPAAAFATSGDHLYRLAPDHRSVQKYDGNGATEEWATLGAPAAGPAPSAEAKTALYKSWNQLGDESRKAWTTARDEHLRGVPDPYGFRWSTNYCNLSRDIPFKEFDFRDACARHDFLSRNYRDMYGEKAFSNNPDGQRHIDTILREDMRDTCKDRAPVVKQSCEGTAWTYYTVVADVSAIPDSFNPKGWFKELAEGFAGPPWMR, via the coding sequence GTGCCCACGCACACATGGCAGGCCCCCCGGCGGGCCGCCACCCTGTGGCGCAGGTTCCACGGAGCGTTCCGCATGCTGTGCCTGCTGGCCGTCGGAGTCGTGGCCCTCGGCGTCGCCGCGAACGCAGCACCCGCCAAGCGGCAGGTCGCACAAGCCTCCGGCCCGGTCGCACTGGAGCAGATCGTCGCCGCCGGGGACTCGGTCTTCGCTCTGGCCGCCGACCAGCGGGGCGTCTACGAATGGTCCAAGCACCAGGACAACTGGCAGAAGGTGAAGGGCGACGCGCAGAAGCTCTATGCAGGCGGTGGCAGCGTGTACGCGATCGAACCGGGCCGCGGCGACATCAGCAAGTACGGCGGCAATCCTGGCCAGTGGAACCGCATCGGCGGCCCCGGCGCCACCTTCGCCGCCACCAGCAAGCACCTCTACGGCATCAGCCCCGACGGCTCCGAGGTCCGGGAGTACACCGGCCGGGGCGAGACGTGGAACAAGGTCGGCGGCCGAGCCAAGAACCTCTACACCGGCCCGGACAGCACCCTGTACGCGACCAACCCGGACACCGGCAACCTCTACAAGTACAACGGTCAGTGGAGCGCCGTCGGCGGCCCCGGCGCCACGTTCGCCGTCACCGACAACAACCTCTACGGACTGACCCCCGACCGCACCTCGGTGGTCGAGTACGACACGGGCAAGAAGAAGTGGAACAAGGTCGGCGGGCCCGCCGGAAACATCTTCGCCAGCAACACCCTCTACGCCACCAGCCTCGGCACTGGCGACCTCTTCAAGTACAACGGCCGCCCCAACCTGTGGAACCGCATCAGCGGTCCCGCGGCTGCCTTCGCGACCAGCGGAGACCACCTCTACCGCCTCGCCCCCGACCACCGCTCCGTCCAGAAGTACGACGGCAACGGTGCGACGGAGGAGTGGGCCACCCTCGGAGCGCCGGCCGCAGGCCCCGCCCCGTCCGCCGAGGCGAAGACCGCCCTCTACAAGAGCTGGAACCAGCTCGGCGACGAAAGCCGCAAGGCCTGGACGACCGCCCGCGACGAACACCTTCGTGGCGTACCCGACCCCTACGGATTCCGGTGGTCCACGAACTATTGCAACCTCTCCCGCGACATTCCCTTCAAGGAGTTCGACTTCCGGGACGCGTGCGCCCGGCACGACTTCCTGTCCCGCAACTACCGCGACATGTACGGGGAGAAGGCCTTCAGCAACAACCCCGACGGCCAGAGGCACATCGACACCATTCTGCGGGAGGACATGCGCGACACCTGCAAGGACAGGGCCCCCGTTGTGAAGCAGTCGTGCGAGGGCACTGCCTGGACGTACTACACAGTTGTGGCAGATGTCTCGGCCATCCCCGACAGCTTCAACCCGAAGGGGTGGTTCAAGGAACTCGCCGAGGGATTCGCCGGGCCCCCGTGGATGCGATGA
- a CDS encoding helix-turn-helix domain-containing protein, whose product MQHLRSLIAAADLASKNVAPGAETSTSTLSRNLSGDRLPQRSTVEAIIQLCGVTDEVRAQLLRMHTAALGEAHPAFADRLVMADAYEETVLLHDRVQARLETVTGEHRRQQADYDDLLARHETTSQALTAAEDELCTRQQHHQQETARLRTLLQEEQDARRRDRTDFDDQFHQARVEGEEQLRGREEEEARLRQDLLAQENKIQAVRSLLEDSAAEASALRQERDQLRVESARLREDLVGLQVELAAAEAEQEKQGRHDEDTMFAPALQAVGQVLDRHPAAREDGEAAGKSRVAGAATQATAGAGNPVPPPAAAGPATPPESTEAGFAGLARVAVGTVVVSLVLFVIGQFQQAPGSSDLTTAGWWFTGSGFFLFVTSLIPLVVREMRNNPVVPGETDDQTYGYPPMG is encoded by the coding sequence GTGCAGCACCTCCGGTCCCTGATCGCGGCCGCGGACCTGGCGAGTAAGAACGTCGCCCCAGGTGCGGAGACGAGCACTTCGACCCTGTCGAGGAACCTCTCAGGAGACCGGCTTCCCCAGCGCTCCACCGTCGAGGCGATCATCCAGCTCTGCGGGGTGACCGACGAGGTGAGGGCCCAGTTGCTGCGCATGCACACCGCCGCCCTGGGGGAGGCGCACCCGGCTTTCGCCGACCGCCTGGTGATGGCCGACGCGTACGAGGAGACCGTCCTCCTGCACGACCGTGTGCAGGCCCGTCTGGAAACCGTGACCGGAGAGCACCGCCGACAGCAGGCGGACTACGACGACCTCCTGGCCCGCCACGAGACCACCAGCCAGGCCCTCACCGCCGCCGAGGACGAACTCTGTACCCGGCAACAGCACCATCAGCAGGAGACCGCCCGCCTGCGCACCCTGCTCCAGGAGGAACAGGACGCCCGCCGACGCGACCGCACCGACTTCGACGACCAGTTCCACCAGGCCCGAGTCGAGGGCGAGGAGCAGTTGCGGGGCCGGGAAGAGGAGGAAGCCCGCCTGCGCCAGGACCTGCTCGCGCAGGAGAACAAGATCCAGGCCGTCCGCAGCCTGCTGGAGGACTCGGCCGCAGAGGCGAGCGCCCTACGACAGGAACGCGACCAGCTGCGCGTGGAGTCGGCCCGGCTGCGCGAGGACCTGGTGGGCCTGCAGGTGGAACTGGCGGCGGCCGAAGCCGAACAGGAGAAGCAGGGCCGGCACGATGAGGACACGATGTTCGCCCCGGCGCTGCAGGCGGTCGGGCAGGTCCTCGACCGGCATCCCGCCGCGCGGGAGGACGGCGAAGCCGCAGGCAAGTCGCGTGTTGCCGGGGCGGCAACGCAGGCCACCGCCGGTGCCGGTAACCCGGTGCCGCCCCCCGCTGCGGCCGGTCCCGCGACGCCTCCGGAGTCCACGGAGGCCGGCTTCGCCGGGCTGGCGCGGGTGGCCGTGGGCACCGTCGTGGTCAGTTTGGTGCTCTTCGTCATCGGGCAGTTCCAGCAAGCCCCCGGCTCCTCCGACCTGACGACCGCCGGATGGTGGTTCACCGGCAGCGGTTTCTTCCTGTTCGTGACCTCTCTCATTCCCCTGGTCGTGCGCGAAATGAGGAACAATCCCGTCGTCCCGGGGGAGACGGACGATCAGACGTACGGCTACCCCCCGATGGGGTGA